From Mucilaginibacter rubeus, a single genomic window includes:
- a CDS encoding SusC/RagA family TonB-linked outer membrane protein translates to MKKNLRCLTKAMRITFLIYTIIIAGAGVLIAAPSTGQVFEKRVSVSLAKETLLSSVKKIEIAGNVEFAYDPKLLALADVQVKNQSFNNERLADILKSLFENTDIAFKEEISGTVTLFKKEPPKPALGKITGKIIDEKGVPLTGATVMLQEASRGVQADINGDFSISADDGNYTLVVSFISFETKRIPGVKIKSGEVTQLKPITLVAQSGTLNEVLVVGYGTQRKQNLTGAVDQVTSKVLENRSLPNLTQGLQGVIPNLNLVPLDGKPIQSPTYNVRGTTSIGQGGNALVLVDGVEGDPSRINPNDVASISVLKDAASASIYGARAAFGVILITTKNPSTDKTSVSYSFNHSIKSPTTVPKFVTDGYTFAKMFNDAWSAWNDYSQTPQNINKTVKFSPAYLEELRKHSLDPSLPSTIVNSAGEYEYYGNTDWYKLLYKDHNEAREHNIAISGNSDKADFLITGRYYSQDGLFRYNSDDYRMYNLRAKGSLQVYPWLTLYNNADYSNMKYHNPLNVGEGGSIWRNIQDEGHTMVPLFNPDGTLTYSAAYSVGDYFYGKNGIDFDNRVFRNTTGFTARFFDNTFRVKGDFTFQNTDNGQTRKRVPVAYSRKPGVIEYVGTAYNDLENYSQSTQYIATNTYGEFEPKLKGGHYFKALAGFNFEQSTKKSLDVTRNGLIFDDATDINLALGQSISTAGGWDQWDIVGGFYRLNYSFKDRYLVEVDGRYDGSSKFPADQRYAFFPSVSGGWKISNEPFWKVSKDLITNLKVRASYGSLGNGSIGSYAFQEKFSISKSGRILNGVLPQKTNQPGVLPDGLTWETSNVQNLGLDLGMLQNRLNISADGYIRRTTNMFTVGMTLPAVFGTDVPKGNYADLKTKGWEVTVTWRDKFNAGAKPFNYGLRLTLADYTAKITKYNNPDKRLNDYYAGQTVGEIWGFETAGYFTSAQDIANSPKQTLIKASTTGQLLPGDIKFKDLNGDGVIDYGDQTVNKPGDKRIIGNSTPRYTYGIGVDADWNNFFFSAFFQGVAKRDWYPGSEASVFWGQYNRPYNKVPQSQLGKIWSEDNPNAYFPRYRGYSAQNGSGELTQAQTKYLQNAAYLRMKNIQIGYNLPLRLIQKIKLNNFRVFLSGENLLTWSPLYKITKDIDPESINGSDRVLTDGNSGNGNNYPILKSVTLGFTATF, encoded by the coding sequence ATGAAAAAAAACTTACGTTGCTTAACTAAAGCCATGCGTATCACTTTTCTGATTTACACCATTATTATCGCGGGCGCAGGTGTATTGATAGCCGCCCCAAGTACAGGACAGGTTTTTGAGAAACGTGTTAGCGTTTCCCTCGCAAAAGAAACCTTATTAAGTTCTGTTAAAAAAATTGAAATTGCCGGTAATGTTGAATTTGCATACGATCCCAAGCTACTTGCTTTGGCCGATGTGCAGGTTAAAAACCAGTCTTTTAATAACGAGCGTTTAGCTGATATATTAAAAAGTCTTTTTGAAAATACCGATATCGCTTTTAAAGAAGAAATATCAGGTACCGTTACCCTTTTTAAAAAAGAACCACCAAAGCCTGCCTTAGGTAAAATCACCGGGAAAATTATTGATGAAAAAGGCGTGCCATTAACCGGCGCAACCGTTATGCTGCAGGAAGCCAGCAGAGGTGTACAGGCCGACATCAACGGCGATTTTTCCATAAGTGCCGATGACGGAAATTATACCCTGGTGGTAAGTTTCATTTCGTTCGAAACGAAAAGAATTCCCGGAGTTAAAATAAAATCGGGCGAGGTTACACAGCTTAAACCTATAACATTGGTGGCCCAATCAGGCACATTGAATGAGGTGTTGGTTGTTGGCTACGGTACACAGCGGAAGCAGAACCTTACCGGTGCTGTTGACCAGGTTACCTCAAAGGTGCTTGAAAATCGTTCATTGCCCAATTTAACCCAGGGCTTACAGGGGGTTATCCCCAACCTTAACCTGGTGCCGCTTGATGGTAAGCCTATCCAATCGCCAACGTACAACGTAAGGGGTACTACCTCTATCGGTCAGGGAGGAAACGCGCTGGTTTTGGTTGATGGTGTTGAGGGCGATCCGAGCAGGATCAACCCTAATGATGTGGCTTCGATATCGGTATTGAAAGACGCGGCTTCGGCCTCTATATATGGCGCAAGGGCTGCTTTTGGTGTTATCCTCATCACTACTAAAAATCCATCTACAGACAAAACATCTGTTTCTTATTCATTTAACCACTCCATTAAAAGCCCTACTACCGTGCCTAAGTTTGTTACGGATGGCTACACCTTTGCTAAAATGTTTAATGATGCCTGGAGTGCATGGAATGATTATTCGCAAACACCACAGAATATCAATAAAACAGTTAAGTTTTCTCCGGCTTACCTGGAAGAACTCAGAAAGCATTCGCTTGATCCGTCGTTGCCTTCAACAATAGTTAACAGCGCCGGCGAATATGAATATTATGGCAATACCGATTGGTATAAGCTTTTGTACAAGGATCATAACGAAGCCCGTGAACATAACATCGCTATCTCAGGTAACAGTGACAAAGCCGACTTCCTGATCACCGGTCGTTACTATTCACAGGATGGTTTGTTTCGCTATAATTCTGATGATTACAGGATGTATAACCTAAGGGCTAAAGGATCATTACAAGTATATCCATGGTTAACCCTTTATAATAACGCAGATTACTCCAATATGAAATACCATAACCCGTTAAACGTAGGTGAAGGTGGTAGTATCTGGAGAAATATTCAGGATGAGGGCCATACCATGGTGCCTTTATTTAATCCTGACGGTACGCTTACTTATTCTGCCGCTTACTCGGTAGGTGATTATTTTTATGGTAAAAACGGCATCGACTTTGATAACAGGGTGTTTAGAAATACCACTGGTTTCACAGCCCGTTTTTTTGACAATACATTCCGTGTTAAAGGCGATTTCACGTTTCAGAATACCGACAACGGCCAAACCCGTAAACGCGTACCTGTTGCTTATAGCCGTAAACCGGGCGTAATTGAATACGTAGGTACTGCCTATAATGACCTTGAAAATTATAGCCAAAGTACCCAATACATCGCCACCAACACTTATGGCGAGTTTGAGCCTAAATTGAAAGGCGGCCATTATTTCAAAGCATTGGCTGGTTTTAACTTCGAGCAATCAACAAAAAAATCGCTGGACGTTACGCGTAACGGTTTAATTTTTGACGATGCAACGGATATTAACCTGGCATTGGGCCAGTCAATCAGCACTGCAGGCGGCTGGGACCAGTGGGATATTGTAGGTGGCTTTTATCGTTTAAACTATTCATTTAAAGACAGGTACCTTGTTGAAGTAGATGGCCGTTATGACGGTTCGTCAAAATTCCCTGCCGATCAGCGTTATGCTTTCTTCCCTTCAGTTTCCGGAGGTTGGAAAATCTCCAATGAACCATTCTGGAAGGTATCGAAAGATTTGATCACCAATTTAAAAGTAAGGGCTTCTTACGGTTCGTTGGGTAATGGTAGCATTGGTTCATACGCGTTCCAGGAAAAATTCAGTATTTCTAAATCGGGCAGGATCCTGAATGGTGTATTACCTCAAAAAACCAATCAGCCGGGTGTATTGCCAGATGGTTTAACATGGGAAACCTCAAACGTCCAAAACCTTGGTTTGGATCTGGGTATGCTGCAAAACCGTTTGAATATTTCTGCCGATGGTTATATCCGCAGAACTACCAACATGTTTACCGTAGGTATGACCTTGCCGGCTGTTTTTGGTACCGATGTGCCTAAAGGAAACTATGCCGACCTGAAAACAAAAGGCTGGGAAGTAACCGTAACCTGGCGCGACAAGTTTAATGCAGGAGCAAAACCGTTTAACTATGGCCTGAGGTTAACCCTGGCCGACTATACAGCCAAAATCACCAAATACAATAACCCGGATAAGCGTTTGAATGATTACTACGCAGGTCAAACCGTAGGTGAGATCTGGGGATTTGAAACAGCAGGCTATTTCACATCTGCACAGGACATTGCCAACTCGCCAAAACAAACCCTTATTAAAGCATCAACTACCGGGCAGCTTTTACCGGGCGATATCAAGTTTAAAGATTTGAACGGCGATGGCGTAATTGACTACGGCGATCAAACTGTAAATAAACCTGGTGATAAACGCATTATAGGCAATAGTACACCAAGGTATACTTATGGCATTGGTGTTGATGCCGACTGGAACAACTTCTTCTTCTCGGCATTTTTCCAGGGCGTTGCCAAACGCGACTGGTATCCGGGCTCTGAAGCAAGTGTTTTCTGGGGACAATACAACAGGCCTTATAATAAAGTGCCGCAATCGCAATTGGGTAAAATCTGGTCAGAAGATAATCCTAATGCATACTTCCCAAGGTACCGTGGCTATTCGGCACAAAATGGCTCGGGCGAGTTAACCCAGGCGCAAACCAAATACCTGCAAAACGCGGCTTACCTGCGCATGAAAAACATACAGATAGGTTATAACCTGCCATTGCGTTTGATCCAGAAGATTAAGCTGAACAACTTCCGTGTATTCCTTTCGGGCGAGAACCTGTTAACATGGTCGCCGCTTTATAAAATTACCAAAGATATCGACCCTGAAAGCATCAACGGATCTGACAGGGTACTTACCGATGGTAACAGTGGTAACGGAAATAACTACCCGATACTTAAGAGCGTAACCCTGGGTTTCACCGCAACATTTTAA